The Armatimonadota bacterium genome includes a window with the following:
- a CDS encoding glucuronate isomerase produces MQDSAAVNDMRRRVREALSRVPVTDIHTHVYAPAFGELLLWGIDELLNHHYLIAETLRWGEVTPAEFWEMDRRQQADLVWNTLFLDHSPVSAAAEGLLEVLRTLGLDTASRDLESYRAFFASQTPEGIVDRVFECAGLESLVMTNDPFDDTERAVWESGPQIDARFHAALRLDSLILAWDTNYPRLRDWGYDVEGPLGGRTIPEVRRFLHHWIDRMEPLYLMLSLSPSWRFPDGSQLNRLLEECMLAVAAERGLPVALMPGCRRQVNPDLRLAGDSVGVSDLASLERLLARYPKLRFLVTVLSRENQYELNVVARKFPNLMTFGCWWFLNIPYLIDEMTRMRVELLGFSHIPHHSDVRVMEQVIPKWTHARHFTEVVLAERYAALEETGWKVTDAEIERDCRDLMGRNFWRFIGRM; encoded by the coding sequence ATGCAGGACTCCGCCGCGGTCAACGATATGCGCCGGCGCGTGCGCGAAGCGCTTTCGCGCGTCCCCGTCACCGACATCCACACCCACGTCTATGCCCCGGCTTTCGGCGAACTGCTTCTGTGGGGTATTGACGAGCTGCTCAATCATCATTATCTCATCGCGGAAACCCTGCGCTGGGGCGAGGTGACGCCGGCGGAGTTCTGGGAGATGGACCGCAGACAGCAGGCGGATCTGGTCTGGAACACACTGTTCCTGGATCATTCCCCGGTCAGCGCGGCAGCCGAAGGACTCCTGGAGGTGCTCCGAACTCTGGGTCTGGATACAGCCTCACGCGATCTGGAATCCTACCGCGCTTTCTTCGCCTCTCAGACACCTGAGGGCATTGTGGACCGCGTGTTCGAGTGCGCCGGGCTGGAATCTCTGGTGATGACGAACGACCCGTTCGACGATACAGAACGGGCCGTCTGGGAATCCGGGCCGCAGATCGACGCCCGCTTCCACGCTGCCCTGCGGCTGGACTCGCTGATCCTGGCATGGGACACTAACTATCCCCGCCTCAGAGACTGGGGCTACGATGTGGAAGGACCGCTTGGCGGCCGCACCATCCCGGAAGTCCGCCGGTTTCTGCATCACTGGATAGACCGGATGGAGCCTCTTTATCTGATGCTGTCGCTAAGCCCCTCCTGGAGATTTCCGGATGGTAGCCAGCTGAACCGGTTGCTGGAGGAATGCATGCTGGCCGTCGCCGCGGAGCGGGGCTTGCCGGTGGCGTTGATGCCGGGCTGCCGCAGGCAGGTGAATCCGGATCTGCGGTTGGCGGGGGACTCGGTGGGTGTCTCGGACCTGGCCTCACTGGAGCGCCTGCTGGCCCGTTATCCGAAGCTGCGTTTCCTTGTGACCGTGCTCTCGCGCGAGAACCAGTATGAGCTGAACGTCGTTGCCCGCAAGTTCCCGAACCTGATGACGTTCGGGTGCTGGTGGTTCCTCAATATCCCCTATCTCATTGACGAGATGACCCGGATGCGTGTTGAGCTGCTGGGATTCAGCCACATCCCGCACCATTCTGACGTCCGGGTGATGGAGCAGGTGATCCCGAAGTGGACGCACGCCCGGCACTTTACGGAGGTGGTGCTGGCTGAGCGCTATGCCGCTTTGGAGGAGACCGGCTGGAAGGTGACCGACGCGGAGATCGAACGGGACTGCCGGGATCTGATGGGGCGCAACTTCTGGCGCTTCATCGGTCGCATGTAG
- a CDS encoding dioxygenase: MLRPAALLKRRRGDDKALELFSLQSRTAVVLGGAGVLGSAIARGLGEAGARVAVASRSLEKNLAEAEALRGLGIEARGYSADTTDAHAVRELAGQILEDFGSVDVLVNAVGGNRPDATVMEPDGFFDLNPDALRQVMDLNFFGGAILPSQIFGREMAKAGRGSIINISSMSALRPLTRVIGYSAAKAAVNSFTQWLAVHLAKHGYSGVRVNAIAPGFFLTEQNRFLLLDEQTGELTARGRTIVEHTPMGRFGEPDELIGAAVWLASDASRFVTGIVVPVDGGFSAFSGV, from the coding sequence ATGCTTCGGCCGGCTGCGCTTCTCAAGCGCCGGCGGGGAGATGACAAGGCTTTGGAACTGTTCTCGTTGCAATCACGGACGGCTGTTGTGCTGGGCGGAGCGGGCGTGCTGGGCTCCGCCATCGCGCGCGGACTGGGTGAGGCCGGAGCCCGGGTCGCAGTGGCCAGCCGTTCGCTGGAGAAGAATCTGGCGGAGGCGGAGGCGCTTCGCGGACTCGGTATAGAAGCCCGTGGCTACAGTGCGGACACCACGGACGCGCACGCAGTGCGGGAACTGGCCGGACAGATCCTTGAGGATTTCGGCAGCGTGGATGTGCTGGTCAACGCTGTGGGCGGCAACCGCCCGGACGCAACGGTGATGGAACCGGACGGTTTCTTCGATCTGAATCCCGACGCGTTGAGACAGGTCATGGATCTAAACTTCTTCGGCGGCGCGATCCTGCCGTCCCAGATCTTTGGACGGGAGATGGCGAAGGCCGGGCGTGGCAGCATCATCAACATATCCTCCATGTCTGCTCTACGCCCGCTGACGCGCGTCATCGGCTACTCCGCCGCCAAGGCTGCGGTGAACAGCTTCACGCAGTGGCTGGCCGTGCACCTTGCGAAGCACGGGTATTCAGGCGTCCGCGTCAACGCCATCGCGCCGGGGTTCTTTCTGACCGAGCAGAACCGCTTTCTGCTTCTGGATGAGCAGACCGGAGAACTGACTGCGCGCGGGCGGACTATCGTCGAGCATACGCCTATGGGGCGTTTCGGCGAGCCGGACGAACTGATCGGCGCGGCCGTCTGGCTGGCCTCGGATGCTTCTCGGTTCGTGACGGGCATCGTGGTGCCGGTGGACGGCGGCTTCTCAGCGTTCTCGGGGGTCTGA
- a CDS encoding 3-oxoacyl-ACP reductase translates to MTGKVALVTGGGRGIGRAAATALAARNAAVGVLARTREELEAVAQAIRAGGGRAVPVVCDVRSEEQVSAAFDAVEQEFGPVDIVVNNAGALMLKPLTDTGLDEWRSLLDVNLTGAFIVAREAMRRMAHRPGRIINVGSLAGRRGYPEQGAYCASKHGLVGLTKVMAIEGQPLGIRVHLVSPGGVLTDLSADLRASRNDDPSLWMTPEEVADAIVFCCLQEGAAVSDEVCLRRFDSEPWR, encoded by the coding sequence TTGACGGGTAAGGTTGCGCTGGTCACCGGAGGAGGACGCGGCATCGGGCGCGCTGCAGCTACGGCTCTTGCGGCGCGCAACGCCGCGGTGGGAGTTCTAGCGCGCACACGCGAGGAGCTCGAAGCGGTCGCGCAGGCGATCCGGGCCGGAGGCGGACGCGCCGTTCCGGTGGTGTGCGACGTGCGCTCGGAGGAGCAGGTCTCCGCCGCTTTCGACGCAGTGGAACAAGAGTTTGGACCGGTGGATATCGTGGTCAACAATGCAGGCGCGCTGATGCTCAAGCCTCTGACGGACACGGGGCTTGACGAGTGGCGATCCCTCCTGGACGTCAATCTGACGGGGGCGTTCATCGTTGCAAGGGAGGCGATGCGCCGGATGGCGCATCGTCCCGGGCGCATCATCAATGTGGGTTCGCTTGCAGGACGACGGGGATATCCTGAGCAGGGCGCCTACTGCGCCTCCAAGCACGGTCTTGTCGGGCTCACAAAGGTGATGGCCATCGAGGGACAGCCCCTGGGTATCCGGGTGCATCTGGTGTCTCCGGGAGGAGTGCTGACGGACCTTTCAGCAGACCTGAGGGCATCGCGCAACGACGATCCTTCCCTGTGGATGACGCCGGAAGAGGTGGCGGACGCCATCGTTTTCTGCTGCCTGCAGGAAGGAGCGGCTGTCTCCGACGAAGTCTGCCTCCGGCGCTTCGACAGCGAACCATGGCGCTGA
- the fliK gene encoding flagellar hook-length control protein has protein sequence MTTPSPAATFLAPSAGAAQPGALQSAGQDAASGGFLQALAIAALADGLDLETGEQSLPVPVEQKPPDPCGKDQVVSEADASAIPPAAPVSLITAQAVLPMPEEPQPGGMPGSAGPRISAVHQEPAGRNVTPPQGVRLVDSPAGEEISGEQSPRENRPSTGIPQDPREPMATDGTAGERQSPLPASGVSAGVASLRSGQHSPTEDLADHLAPLEPAKITKGQQVEQVAAVLPDVPEAAPVPDVAKTAEMQSVAVSTAPQSRMRIRESGNDRAHSVLLSGHLHARNAAEASAPGTGAFDSEVLTTLAPTVPDVGPIQPEAAFPLGPAARDAAANEPASPALQGTTVKDAPSENVVFQEDQRPTVTRPAAVSAGEAEGSHQFLAEHGDHLNPVRLGPVREERSERPASSGAEVTASEAHAAADALRNLREATGSAQAAPPERRAPEVVDPPRLVDQVVRAVELTRRGAATDLTVQLDPPELGVLRVKVTLSDGAITAHVRADLPDVHRLLLTGQSELRDALQQAGLRVDEIRVPPFGSGFADPGRQSQPRQEHARPRRASSAASLEGVRSAAAFAGMAWLARTDSRALVDRFA, from the coding sequence ATGACCACTCCGTCCCCTGCCGCCACTTTTTTGGCCCCGTCCGCTGGAGCTGCTCAGCCGGGAGCTCTTCAGAGCGCAGGACAGGATGCTGCTTCGGGCGGTTTCCTGCAAGCGCTGGCCATCGCCGCGCTGGCCGATGGCCTGGATCTGGAGACCGGGGAGCAGTCCCTTCCAGTTCCTGTGGAACAAAAGCCACCCGATCCCTGCGGGAAGGATCAGGTCGTTTCAGAGGCGGACGCTTCCGCAATCCCGCCGGCCGCGCCGGTCAGCTTGATCACTGCGCAGGCTGTCCTGCCGATGCCGGAGGAGCCGCAGCCTGGCGGGATGCCGGGTAGCGCCGGCCCACGCATTTCCGCTGTTCATCAGGAGCCTGCAGGTCGCAACGTCACCCCTCCCCAAGGGGTTAGGCTGGTGGACTCTCCTGCTGGCGAAGAGATTTCGGGCGAGCAGTCTCCCCGGGAGAATCGCCCGTCCACCGGCATTCCGCAGGACCCGCGAGAACCGATGGCGACTGATGGGACTGCGGGGGAACGGCAATCCCCTCTGCCCGCCAGCGGAGTATCTGCCGGAGTCGCCAGCCTGCGCTCCGGTCAGCACTCGCCTACAGAGGACCTTGCGGACCATCTGGCCCCCTTGGAACCGGCCAAGATTACCAAGGGACAACAGGTGGAACAGGTTGCTGCTGTGCTTCCGGATGTGCCTGAGGCCGCCCCCGTGCCGGATGTGGCAAAGACAGCGGAAATGCAGTCGGTTGCGGTGAGCACAGCTCCTCAGAGCCGGATGCGCATCCGCGAGTCGGGCAATGACCGTGCTCATTCGGTCTTGCTGTCTGGCCATTTGCACGCTCGCAACGCGGCCGAGGCGTCAGCGCCGGGCACCGGGGCCTTCGACTCAGAGGTTCTGACAACCCTGGCCCCTACCGTCCCGGACGTCGGACCGATCCAGCCGGAAGCGGCGTTCCCCTTGGGACCCGCCGCTCGGGATGCCGCCGCAAACGAGCCCGCCTCGCCCGCGCTTCAGGGCACGACCGTGAAGGATGCTCCGTCTGAGAATGTGGTTTTCCAGGAGGATCAGCGCCCAACAGTTACCCGTCCAGCAGCCGTTTCCGCTGGAGAGGCTGAGGGCTCGCACCAGTTTCTGGCAGAGCATGGAGATCATTTGAATCCCGTTCGGTTGGGGCCCGTCCGGGAGGAGCGTTCCGAACGCCCTGCGTCGTCTGGCGCCGAAGTAACGGCGTCGGAAGCTCACGCCGCTGCCGATGCGCTCCGGAACCTTCGCGAGGCTACCGGCTCGGCCCAGGCCGCTCCCCCGGAGCGTCGGGCGCCGGAAGTCGTGGACCCGCCCCGCCTGGTGGATCAGGTGGTCCGGGCCGTGGAGCTCACCCGCCGGGGAGCGGCCACGGATCTGACGGTGCAGCTCGACCCGCCCGAGCTGGGAGTGCTGAGAGTGAAGGTCACGCTGTCGGATGGGGCCATCACGGCCCACGTCCGGGCGGACTTGCCCGATGTGCATCGGTTGCTTCTTACCGGCCAGTCCGAGTTGCGGGACGCGCTGCAGCAGGCGGGGCTGCGGGTGGATGAGATTCGCGTGCCGCCGTTCGGGTCCGGGTTCGCCGATCCCGGCCGGCAGAGTCAACCCCGGCAGGAGCATGCCCGGCCCCGGCGTGCCTCCTCCGCTGCCTCTCTGGAGGGAGTGCGCTCCGCTGCGGCATTTGCGGGGATGGCCTGGCTTGCGCGCACGGACTCCCGCGCGCTGGTGGATCGCTTCGCGTAG
- the cas9 gene encoding CRISPR-associated endonuclease Cas9 — protein sequence MNYVLGLDVGISSVGWCVLNLDDQRIEALGVRAFNEAEDKKTGAPLAEPRRLSRSARRRLRRRAGRLRRAKDLFVTYGLIPPGRVDEALATSPGKPDPWSLRAKGLDHLLQPEEFARALFHIVKRRGFKSNRREDSAKADQESRKMLAAIEENRRRMQEKGYRTAGEMFVRDERFAERKRNTEGFYGFSVDRSLLEEEIKVLFESQRRLGNTLATADFERDLLDVFRWQMPFVKGDRLLSLVGECTFEPEEKRAPKSAPTTERFNLLQHINRLVITQDGTERRLEPEERAAVRDLAYRQARVTYAQLRRRLSLPDSARFKGLAYNRRKDGQMDETLDCEKATFAELKGYHSIREAMETHGLWEQLQQRPEWMDEIAFAATFFKTEEDFLRHLHRAGLPDDIANAALEVPSFSKVGHLSLKAMQRMMPYLEQGMLYSEAAAAAGYDHSSPRRSPTSHLLPPFDPDEVRNPVVLRALSQARKVINAVVRRYGSPCRVHIELAREVGKSALERRRIQKEIEANRKRKQEEREEFSRNFGREPREEDFIKFRLYREQNGQCAYCDHRGKDSLDLDRLFEPHYAEVDHILPYSRSFDDSMANRVVVCARCNQEKRGRTPHEWFGADSGRWEAFEAWVKATIKHMKKRNILLTRDFQKRQEDWFERNLKDTQWIARELADHVREHLQFSDPADRAPVLCLNGRVVAMARGLWGIAKVREEDDLHHAADAAVIAAMTPATVQRITRYHQAVETGNLTVATDFLTGEIQEFVYGRKFTFPPPWPDFRRELVARLSDDPARAIADLGLKSYEQNPPKLSPVIVSRMPVHKADGALHAETIRSLREEKDARYSVVRVPLKQLTRDHLENLLDTGGHLARALREQMDRYGGDSEKAFAEPFYWQRPDGSKRLVKAVRVKQSQPSGFKVRGGIADNESMVRVDVFRRSGRFYLVPVYARHIAAGVLPNRAIAAGRPEDEWPEMTEEYEFLFSLRPFDLVHLADEKDDILGYYRGVDRSSGRLKLTPPNSADEKNLIRKGARTLLTFEKLGVSLLGEIFPLKAEQRRGVEDCGHNQSRQAPG from the coding sequence ATGAACTACGTTCTCGGTCTCGATGTTGGTATCTCCTCTGTCGGCTGGTGCGTTCTGAACCTTGATGACCAAAGGATCGAAGCACTGGGTGTCCGGGCCTTCAACGAGGCGGAAGACAAGAAGACCGGCGCGCCCCTTGCCGAGCCCCGCCGATTGAGCCGAAGTGCCCGGCGGCGACTCCGCAGGCGAGCCGGCAGACTGCGCAGGGCAAAGGACCTGTTCGTGACTTATGGCCTCATTCCGCCCGGGCGGGTGGACGAAGCCCTTGCAACCTCACCGGGCAAGCCAGACCCGTGGAGCCTGCGCGCAAAAGGGCTGGACCATCTCCTCCAGCCCGAGGAGTTTGCGCGCGCGCTCTTCCACATCGTAAAGCGCCGTGGGTTTAAGAGCAATCGCCGGGAGGACTCCGCCAAGGCGGACCAGGAGTCCCGCAAGATGCTGGCGGCCATCGAGGAGAACCGACGCCGCATGCAGGAAAAGGGCTACCGCACCGCGGGCGAGATGTTCGTCCGGGATGAGCGGTTCGCGGAGCGCAAAAGAAACACGGAAGGGTTCTACGGCTTCTCCGTGGATCGTTCGCTTCTGGAAGAGGAGATAAAGGTACTCTTTGAATCCCAGCGGCGTCTGGGGAACACGCTTGCCACTGCTGATTTCGAGCGCGATCTCCTGGATGTCTTCCGCTGGCAGATGCCGTTCGTGAAGGGGGACAGACTGCTGAGCCTCGTGGGGGAGTGCACCTTCGAGCCGGAGGAAAAGCGCGCACCCAAATCCGCTCCCACCACCGAGCGTTTCAACCTCCTGCAACATATCAACCGACTGGTCATCACCCAGGACGGCACCGAGCGGCGCCTGGAGCCGGAAGAGCGGGCCGCGGTCCGGGACCTGGCCTACCGCCAGGCCAGGGTGACGTATGCGCAGCTGCGTCGGCGCCTCTCGTTGCCGGACTCCGCGCGTTTCAAGGGACTCGCCTACAACCGCCGCAAAGATGGCCAGATGGATGAGACCCTGGACTGCGAGAAAGCCACATTCGCAGAGCTCAAGGGATACCACTCCATCCGCGAAGCCATGGAAACTCACGGCCTCTGGGAGCAGCTCCAACAGCGGCCCGAATGGATGGACGAGATCGCCTTCGCCGCCACGTTCTTCAAGACGGAGGAGGACTTCCTGCGCCATCTCCACCGAGCCGGGCTGCCGGATGACATCGCGAATGCCGCCCTGGAGGTACCGTCGTTCAGCAAGGTGGGTCACCTCTCGCTCAAGGCCATGCAGCGGATGATGCCATACCTCGAGCAGGGGATGCTTTACAGCGAGGCGGCAGCCGCGGCGGGTTACGATCATTCTTCGCCGCGACGCAGTCCCACAAGCCACCTGCTTCCGCCTTTTGACCCGGATGAAGTCCGCAACCCGGTGGTGCTCCGTGCCCTGTCCCAGGCCCGTAAGGTCATTAACGCCGTGGTCCGGCGCTACGGTTCCCCGTGCCGGGTTCACATAGAGCTTGCCCGAGAGGTCGGCAAATCCGCCCTGGAGCGCAGGCGCATCCAGAAGGAGATAGAGGCTAACCGCAAGCGCAAGCAGGAGGAGCGAGAGGAGTTCTCCAGAAACTTCGGACGCGAGCCGCGGGAAGAGGACTTCATCAAGTTCCGCCTTTACCGGGAACAGAACGGGCAGTGCGCCTATTGCGACCATCGCGGCAAGGATTCGCTGGACTTGGACAGGTTGTTCGAGCCTCACTACGCAGAGGTGGACCACATCCTTCCCTATAGCCGGAGCTTCGACGACTCCATGGCCAACCGCGTGGTGGTCTGTGCCCGCTGCAACCAGGAGAAGCGCGGACGCACGCCCCACGAGTGGTTCGGTGCGGATTCGGGCCGCTGGGAGGCGTTCGAAGCCTGGGTGAAGGCCACCATCAAGCACATGAAAAAACGCAACATCCTGCTGACCAGGGACTTTCAGAAAAGGCAGGAAGACTGGTTCGAGAGGAACCTGAAAGACACGCAGTGGATCGCGCGCGAGCTCGCCGACCACGTGCGGGAGCACCTGCAGTTCTCGGACCCCGCCGACAGGGCTCCGGTGCTCTGCCTTAACGGCAGGGTGGTGGCGATGGCCCGTGGCCTCTGGGGCATCGCCAAGGTCCGCGAGGAGGACGACCTGCACCACGCCGCCGATGCTGCCGTCATCGCAGCCATGACGCCCGCCACGGTCCAGAGGATCACCCGTTATCACCAGGCCGTGGAAACCGGCAACCTCACTGTCGCCACGGACTTCCTCACCGGGGAGATCCAGGAGTTCGTCTACGGCCGCAAGTTCACCTTCCCGCCCCCATGGCCGGACTTCCGCAGAGAGCTCGTCGCTCGGCTGTCGGACGATCCCGCGCGCGCCATTGCGGACCTCGGGCTGAAGTCCTATGAACAGAACCCTCCGAAGCTCTCTCCGGTCATCGTTTCACGGATGCCCGTTCATAAAGCGGACGGCGCGCTGCACGCGGAGACCATCCGCTCCCTGCGCGAGGAGAAGGACGCCCGCTACTCCGTGGTCCGGGTGCCGCTCAAGCAACTGACGCGGGACCACCTGGAAAACCTCCTGGACACGGGAGGACACCTGGCGCGGGCGCTGCGTGAGCAGATGGACAGATACGGCGGGGATTCAGAAAAGGCCTTCGCCGAACCCTTCTATTGGCAGCGGCCCGACGGGTCCAAAAGGCTGGTCAAGGCGGTCCGGGTGAAGCAGTCACAGCCCTCGGGGTTCAAGGTCCGCGGCGGAATTGCCGACAATGAGTCCATGGTGAGGGTGGACGTGTTCCGGCGCAGCGGCAGGTTCTACCTTGTGCCGGTCTACGCCCGCCACATCGCCGCGGGTGTTCTCCCCAACCGCGCCATTGCTGCCGGGCGGCCGGAGGACGAATGGCCGGAAATGACCGAGGAATACGAGTTCCTGTTCTCGCTTCGGCCTTTCGATCTGGTGCATCTGGCGGATGAGAAGGACGATATCCTGGGCTATTACCGGGGCGTTGACCGAAGCAGCGGCCGCCTGAAGTTGACGCCGCCGAACTCTGCTGATGAAAAAAACCTGATCAGAAAAGGGGCTAGGACCCTCCTAACGTTCGAGAAGCTGGGGGTGAGCCTACTGGGGGAGATCTTCCCTCTGAAAGCCGAGCAACGCCGTGGCGTGGAGGACTGTGGCCATAACCAATCCCGCCAGGCTCCGGGTTGA
- the cas1 gene encoding CRISPR-associated endonuclease Cas1 has protein sequence MAWRTVAITNPARLRVEQGQLVIGQDEETALPLEDIAVLLIESPQVLLTAGTLARLGEHDCLLLVCGEKHTPVLAGLPYAGHSRLSGIHRLQLGTSLPFRKRCWQRIVRQKVLNQAECLRLAGCVRWKDVEALADRVASGDSGNIESVAARMHFSLLFGEGWWRGGPDGLNGVLDYGYAVLRAAVVRALAAHGLLLTVGLHHSSELNPFNLADDFLEPLRPAVDLFAAGLKPPPDVLTRELRIRLVELLGCEVLVDGKRHSILNACTLVAASFQAACRHKDPSLLRLPEIFALTEHRYG, from the coding sequence GTGGCGTGGAGGACTGTGGCCATAACCAATCCCGCCAGGCTCCGGGTTGAGCAGGGCCAACTGGTCATAGGGCAGGACGAGGAAACCGCCCTGCCGCTGGAAGACATCGCCGTCCTTCTCATCGAGTCCCCGCAGGTGCTCCTGACCGCGGGGACTCTTGCGCGTCTGGGCGAGCATGATTGCCTGCTGCTGGTGTGCGGGGAGAAACACACGCCCGTCCTTGCCGGGCTGCCGTATGCCGGGCACAGCCGTCTCAGCGGCATCCACAGACTGCAACTGGGCACATCGCTGCCGTTCAGGAAGCGCTGCTGGCAGCGCATCGTCCGCCAGAAGGTTCTGAACCAGGCGGAATGCCTCCGCCTGGCGGGATGCGTGCGCTGGAAGGACGTGGAGGCCCTGGCCGACCGGGTGGCCAGCGGGGACAGCGGCAACATCGAGAGTGTGGCCGCCCGGATGCATTTTTCCCTGCTCTTCGGCGAAGGGTGGTGGCGCGGCGGGCCGGACGGCCTGAACGGCGTCCTGGACTACGGATACGCCGTCCTTAGGGCGGCCGTGGTCCGCGCCCTGGCGGCGCACGGATTGCTGCTTACGGTGGGGCTGCACCATTCCAGCGAACTGAACCCCTTCAACCTGGCGGATGACTTTCTGGAGCCTCTGAGGCCGGCCGTGGACCTGTTCGCCGCCGGGCTGAAGCCCCCGCCGGACGTCCTGACGCGGGAACTGCGCATTCGCCTGGTGGAGCTGCTGGGCTGTGAGGTTCTGGTGGACGGCAAGCGCCACAGCATCCTGAACGCCTGCACGCTGGTGGCCGCCAGCTTCCAGGCGGCCTGCCGGCACAAGGATCCCTCCTTGTTGCGCCTTCCGGAGATCTTTGCGCTGACAGAGCACCGGTATGGGTAG
- the cas2 gene encoding CRISPR-associated endoribonuclease Cas2, protein MGRFMRLMVLFDLPVKRKADRKAYARFRKFLIRDGYDMIQFSVYARICNGQEALEKHVKRLMLNAPSRGSVRYLQLTEKQFTDMKVLVGVKKPKEDPRFARQLSLF, encoded by the coding sequence ATGGGTAGGTTTATGAGGCTGATGGTTCTCTTCGACCTCCCGGTGAAGAGAAAGGCGGACCGCAAGGCCTACGCCCGGTTCCGCAAGTTCCTGATCCGGGACGGATATGACATGATCCAGTTCAGCGTCTACGCCCGAATCTGCAACGGCCAGGAGGCGCTGGAGAAACATGTGAAGCGCCTGATGCTGAACGCCCCCTCCCGGGGATCGGTGCGCTACTTGCAGCTTACGGAGAAACAGTTCACGGATATGAAGGTTCTGGTGGGCGTGAAAAAACCGAAGGAAGATCCGCGCTTCGCGCGCCAACTCAGCCTTTTTTGA